The DNA window CGAGATGCTGCGCAAGCGCCCGGAGATGGCTGCCGATGGTTATGCCTTGGGTGACAGCATTCCGGGGCGCGTGCTGCATGCCCGCTATAGCCGCTATATGCAGCGGATCGCGGAAGTCGCGCCGGAGCTTGTCGAGGCGCTGGCCGAGATCGGGGCGCGTTTCAGTCACCACACTTCGATCGCCCCCACCGGCACGATCAGCCTGAGTCTGGCCAACAACGCCAGCAACGGCATCGAGCCCAGTTTCGCTCACCACTATGCCCGCAACGTGATACGCGAAGGGCGCAAGACCAAGGAGAAGGTCAGCGTCTACAGCTATGAATTGCTGGCCTACCGTGAACTGATCAATGCCGAGGCCATGCCGTTTGCCGATGAAGCCAAGGCCAGGCTGCCCGACTATTTTGTTTCGGCCGACGATATCTCGCCCAGGGAGCATGTCGATATCCAGGCCGCCGCCCAGCGCTGGGTGGATTCATCGATTTCGAAGACGGCCAACGTGCCGACCGATTATCCCTACGAGGATTTCAAGGACATCTACCGGTACGCCTACCAGAAGGGACTGAAAGGCTGCACCACTTTTCGCTTCAATCCGGCGGCATTCCAGGGGGTGCTGGTCAAGGAGTCGGATCTGGAAAACACCCGTTACCGCTTCGAACTGGAAGATGGCAGCTCGATGGAGTTCAAGGGCAACGACGAGGTGGAGTACGATGGCGAAATTCATACCGCCGCCAACCTTTTCGATGCACTCAAGGAAGGGTATTACGGCAAGTTTTGAACCTAGAAAGAGCGAAGGGGAGTGTTGCCGATGTCCAGTGAATCTGAAAAGCCGGTAATCGATCATCCGGTTTCCACAGCGGTAGTCGATACACAGGAAGTGATCGCCGTCGAGGCGGCTGTCGAGGTGCCGTTGCCGGGGATCGCTGAGACCACGGACGAGATGACACCTGGCGAGGTGCCGACGGAAATCGAACAGGCGCGGATTGTGGAAATCGAGTCGCGTGCCGAGACCCCGGCACATGTCGATGAGGATGAGCCCCTCAAGGCCGAGCGCAGCCACTTCGTCACGCCGATCGAGGTCGTGATCGAGACGGCGGAGAAGGCCTCCGAGCTGCCGGCGCCGCCACTGGAGGATGGCTCGGTCAAGACAGCAGTGAAGAAAGCGGCAACCAAAAAGGCAGCCAGCAAGAAAGCGGCCGTGAAAAAGGCGGCCGCCACCAAGAAAGCGGCCACGAAAAAGGCCGCCACGAAACGTGTTGCCGAGATCGAGTCTCCCGCCGGCAAGGGCGCCGTCAAAAAGATCGCTCCGGCGAAGGCGGTCGCTGCCAAAAAGCCGGTGGCGAAGAAGGCTGCTCCGGCGAAAGCGGTCGCTGCCAAAAAGCCGGTAGCGAAGAAGGCCGGGCCGGCGAAAGCGGTCGCCGCCAAAAAGCCGGTGGCCAAGAAGGTGGCTCCCGCGAAAGCAGTCGCTGCCAAAAAGCCGGTAGCGAAGAAGGTCGCGCCGGCGAAGGCGGTCGCTGCCAAAAAGCCGGTAGCGAAGAAGGTCGCGCCGGCGAAGGCGGTCGCTGCCAAAAAGCCGGTAGCGAAGAAGGCCGCTCCGGCGAAAGCGGTCGCTGCCAAAAAGCCGGTAGCGAAGAAGGCCGCTCCGGCGAAAGCAGTCGCTGCCAAAAAGCCGGTAGCGAAGAAGGCCGCGCCGGCGAAAGCAGTCGCTGCCAAAAAGCCGGTGGCGAAGAAGGTGGCTCCGGCGAAAGCAGTCGCTGCCAAAAAGCCGGTGGCGAAGAAGGCCGTGCCGGCGAAAACGGTCGCTGCCAAAAAGCCGGTGGCGAAGAAGGCCGCGCCGGCGAAAGCAGTCGCTGCCAAAAAGCCGGTGGCGAAGAAGGCCGCGCCGGCGAAAACGGTCGCCGCCAAAAAGCCGGTAGCGAAGAAGGCCGCTCCGGCGAAAGCAGTCGCTGCCAAAAAGCCGGTAGCGAAGAAGGCCGCTCCGGCGAAAGCGGTCGCCGCCAAAAAGCCGGTGGCGAAGAAGGCCGCGCCGGCGAAAGCAGTCGCTGCCAAAAAGCCGGTGGCGAAGAAAGCGGCTCCGGTGAAAGCGGTTGCCGCCAGGCGCATCAGCAAGGTGGCCGCTGCCCCGGCCAAAACCTCGGGTCGCAAGACCCGGAGCTGATTCTCAACGTCCGGTCGCCGCCTGTCGGCCGCCGGACGCCCACTCCGCGTATGGGTTTACATCATGGCGTTCAAGATCAACAGCAAGATCAAGGGCTACAGCGTCGTTGACGAAGATGACGACAAGGCGGTCTTGGACCGGGCCTCTGAAGCCGAGCCGGCCCGCATCGATGTGGTGCAGATGCATGAGAGCCTTGAGCGTCCGGAAACCCTGGTCGGCAGCACCTACAAGATCAAGTCGCCGCTGTTCGAGCATGCCCTGTATGTCACGATCAACGATATCGTGCTGAATGAAGGCACCATTTACGAGCAGCGGCGTCCGTTCGAGATTTTCATCAACTCCAAGAACATGGATCACTTCCAGTGGATCGTGGCCTTGACCCGGATCCTGTCGGCCGTGTTCCGCAAGGGCGGCGACGTCACCTTCCTGGTGGAGGAGATGAAGGCGGTATTCGATCCGCGCGGTGGTTATTTCAAGGCCGGCGGTATCTACATGCCCAGCATCGTCGCCGAAATCGGTGGCGTGATCGAGCGGCACATGAAAACCATCGGACTGATCCAGGATCCCGAGTTGGATGCCTCGACCTTGGCTCTGATCGCTGAAAAAAGGGCGGCCTACGAGGCAGCCATGCGCGCCGCGCCGGTGCCGCCGGCGAGTGGGGATACCGCGGCCAATGAATCCGAAGCATCGGGCTTTCCGCCGGGCGCCACCTTGTGCGCCAAGTGCAATACTCAGGCGCTGGTGCTGCTCGATGGTTGCCAGACCTGCCTCAACTGCGGCTACAGCAAATGCGGTTGAGCCCTGATGCCCCTCTGGCCAGTCTTGGCGAATGTGATGCCAGGCCCCAGCGGCAAGCTTTTTGTTTTTTGCAGCACGATCCTCTGATTTCTTCCTGATCGGTCAGGTTTACGCATTGACCCAGGTTCAGCTGGCAGGGCTGGCCGGTATGGGGCCACGCTTCGTCGTCGAGCTTGAGGGCGGCAAGCCGCCCGTCGTGATCAACAAGGTGATACAGGTGCTGGCGGCCCTGGGCGTGCGGCTGCAGTCCCTGACGGGGCGGGGATGAGTGACATCCTGTTTGTGCGCATCTTTGATCGCTATGCCGACGTTCTGGAAAGGGCAGGCATCCATTGCGCACCGGAAGACTGGCGGTTCGAATATGACCCAAGCTATGTGCAGGGTGGGCAGGCGACTGCTCTTTCGGTGAGCTTGCCGCTGCGAGACGAGATGTTTGCGGGACCCGTCGTGTGCCACTGGTTCGGCAACCTGCTGCCCGAAGGCGCGATCAAGGCGGCGATCTGCCATTGCCATCCTGATCGGCAATGCCGATGCGCATGCCAAGAACATCAGCCTTGCTGACCCAGGTCGATGGCCGACGCCGGCTTACGCCGTACTATGATCTGGTGCCGATCATGGCCTTTTCCCACAAGGCGCTGGATCGGGCGCCCGCGATGCGGATCGGTGATGCTTTGAGCATCGATGCCCTGACGAAAGCGGACTGGCTGGCGTTGGTGCAGTCGATCGAGTCGCGCCTGCCCTATGTGCAACAACAGCTGCGCCAGAGGGTGGCCGGAATCCAGGCCACCCTGCCGCAAGTGGTGGCGGAACTGGCATCCCAGGGCGTGTCCGGAGATTTGCGGGAACACGCCCGACAAGTCATCACCGCGCAGTGCCGGCGCGTGATCGAGACTGTGACGGGCTGATGGCCAAGGTCTTGAGCCCTCATCGAGCCGCTGTCAGCTGTCGAAGGTATCCGGTACCCAGATCGCCATTTCGGTGATCTTTTCCTTGGCTGTGCGATGGCCCAGCGGGGGCAGGGTGATTTCAGGGATGTCGACGTTCTTCAGGGCGTCCGGGAGCTCGTTCAGCAGGTGCCGGATCAGGTTGATGCGGCCGCGCTCCTTGTTGTTGAAGTCGACCACGAACCAGGGCGCATGCGGGGTATGGGTGCGCTCGATCATGGTGTTGCGCAGGGTGCCGATGTCCTTGAACTTGCTGCGCGAGGCCAGATCCACCGGCGACAGCTTCCAGCGTTTCAGCGGATCGGCGGCACGGGCCTCGAAGCGCTTTTCCTCCTCGCGCTGATCGACGGCCAGCCAGTATTTGATCAGGATGATGCCGTCGTCGGTCAGCAGCTTCTCGAAGGCCGGCACGGCTTCCATGAAACGCCGGTATTCTTCGTCGGTGCAGAAATGGTTGGCCGGCTCGACCACAGCCCGGTTGTACCAGCTGCGGTCGAACAGCACCAGTTCGCCGGCCGCCGGCAGGTGGCTGACATAGCGCTGGAAGTACCACTGCTTCGATTCACGATCATTGGGTTTGGGCAGGGCCGCGATATGGTAGCTGCGGGTGTCCATTTTCTCGGTGATCCGCTTGATCACGCCGCCCTTGCCGGCCGCGTCGCGGCCTTCCAGGATCACCACCAGTCGTTTGCCGGTCTGGTGCAGCCAGCGCTGCAGCTTGATCAGGTCGATCTGCAGCTCGTCGAGCTGCTCCTGGTAACGCGAACGCTTTTTGCCCATGGCGGATTCTCTGGAGGCGGAGCCACGTCGCCGTGCCGGACTCTGCGGGCCACGGCCGGGACACCACCTGACATCATACGCCGGCCAGTGCGGGACGACTGTGATCAGGTGCCGGCCAGGGCCTGCAGCTCATCGGCCTGATATTCCCGGGTCAGACCATCGATCAGTTCATCCAGGGCACCTTGCATGATTTCAGGCAGGCGATGCAGGTTCAGATCGATGCGATGGTCGGTGACCAGGTTGTCCTTGTAGCGATAGGTGCGGATCCGCTGGCTGCGATCACCGCTGCCGACCTGCAGCCGACGCGATTCGGCCTGCGCCGCGGTCTGCTTGTGCTGGGCCTCGTCCAGCAGCCGGGCCTGCAGCAGGCTCATGGCCCGCGCCCGGTTCTTGTGCTGGCTGCGTTCTTCCTGGCATTCCACCACGATGCCGCTGGGCAGGTGGGTGATACGGATCGCCGAGTCGGTCTTGTTCACATGCTGGCCGCCCGCACCGGAAGAACGGAAGGTATCCACCCGGATATCGGCCGGCGCGATCTCCACCGGTGCGATGGCATCCAGTTCAGGCAGTACCGCCACGGTGGCTGTCGAGGTATGCACCCGCCCTTGGGACTCGGTGGCCGGCACCCGCTTGACGCAATGCACGCCGGACTCGAACTTCAGGCGGGAAAACGCCTCGCGTCCTTCCAGGCGGGCCACGATTTCCTTGTGACCGCCATGTTCGCCGGCATGGTCGCTGAGAATCTCGATGGACCAGCCCCGATTTTCGGCATAGCGGCTGTACATCCGGAACAGATCACCGGCAAACAGGGCCGCCTCGTCACCGCCGGCGCCGGCACGGATTTCAAGATACAGATTGGCCTGGTCGCGGGGATCCTGAGGCAGCAGCTGCAATTGCAGTTGCCGGTCCAGGGCTTTCAGCTCGGCATCCAGCCGGCGCAGATCCTCGGCGGCGATCGAGCCCAGTTCCGGATCGTCCAGCATCGCGGCGCTGTCCTCGCGCTCCTGCTCGGCCTGTCTGAAACGCTGCAAGGTGGTCACCAGCGGATCAAGCTGGGCATATTCGCGCGACAGTTCGCGGAATTGCCCGTTGTTGGCCAGCACTTCGGGCTGGGCCAGCAGCCGACCCACTTCTTCGTGACGTTCGGCCAGGGACTGCAGTTTCTGATGGATCGTTGAGGTCATGAGTCGGATCGGGAGCCAAGGGTCCGGCCTTGCTGCCGGTACGGCGCGATCAGCATGATGCGCGCAGACGGCAAGTGTAGCGCGCAGGGCCGGGCGAATCAGTCACCTGTCGCGCGGCGCCGGCCTCGGGGGCGGCAAGACTCAGGTATTCGCGGTGTCGTCTTCCAGACCGTAGAGGCGGCCGGCGGCTTGCAAAAGGTCGATGTCGCCGCTCAGGGCGGCCTCGCGCAGTCGGGCGCTGGGGTGATGCAGCAGCTTGTTGGTCAGGGTATTGGCAAGAAATGCCAGGGCCTCTTCCGGCGACTTGCCGCGGCCCAGCATCGCCTGGGCCTTGGCCAGCACCTCGTCACGGTAATGCTCGGCATGACAGCGCATGTCGATCACCGGATTCTTCAGGCCCAGGGTCCGGCGCCAGGCCATATAACGCTCGACCTGCAGATCGATGATCTCGGAGGCTTCGCGGGCGGCGCTTTCGCGGGCCTTGCGATGGCCGTCGATGACTTTCTGCAAATCATCGATGCCGTAGAGAAACACATCCTTGAGCTGGCCGACACTGGCCTCGATATCGCGCGGCACGGCAATATCGACCATGAACATGGGGCGGCGCCGACGCTTGGCCAGCGCCGTCTCCACCATGGCGCGCGATACCACGGCATGCGGGGCGGCGGTGGAGGCGATGACGATGTCGGCTTCCGCCAGATAGGCATCGAGCTGGTCCAGGGCCAGCGCCTCGCCACCATAGATGGCCGCCAGCTCTTCGGCCTTGGCCAGGGTCCGGTTGGCGATCAGCAGCCGGCGCGGACGCTTGTCCGCCAGATGGCGGGCCGTCAGCTCGATGGTCTCGCCGGCACCGATCAGCAGCACGCTGGCTTGTCGCAGATCGGCAAACATCTGTTCGGCCATGCGCACGGCGGTGAAAGCCACGGATACCGTATGTGCGCCGATCTGGGTGTCGGTACGGACCCGCTTGGCCACCGCGAAGGTGTGCTGCAGCAGGCGCTCCATGCCGGTATCCAGGGTCCGCTGCTCGCGGGCCAGCTGGTAGGCATCCTTGACCTGGCCCAGAATCTGCGGCTCGCCCAGCACCATCGAATCCAGGCCGGTAGCGACCCGGAACATGTGCCGCACGGCCTGATCATCACGATGGTCGTAAAGATAGGGGGCGATCTGCTGTTCGCTGACCTGGTGGTGCCGGCTCAGCCAGGATCGCGGCACGGCTTCGGCACCTTCCTCGACATCGACATACAGCTCGGTGCGGTTGCAGGTCGAGAGGATCAGTGCTTCGCTGACACCGGGCAGGGATTGCAGCTCGCGCAAGGCCTCGGTGGCCTGGTCCGGGGCAAAAGCCACCTGTTCGCGCAGTTCGACCGGCGCGGTATGGTGGTTGAGCCCGAGGGCGATCAGCGTCATCTGGATCGGTTTGGCGAGAGAATGATGGGCAGGGGTAGGCTAAGCTGTCGGTATGTTACTGGCAGAATCGGGTTTTGCCCCGGACTCAAGTCAGTATCGTGTGAAACTGGAGACGAATTGTGCGCAGCCGTGGATCGAAGTTCAAGCAAATGCGTCGTTTTGGTTGTTCAGGCGTCGTATTGGCGGGACTGCTGAGTGCCTGTGCCAGCCCGTCGCTCCGCCATGGTGCGGCAGGCAATGCCTTGCTGCAGCCTTTGCAGCGCATCCAGGTGGCGACCACCGATGCGGATCATGACGTGGTGGCCCAGCTGCTGCTGGGTGAAAGCGCACTCGGTCACAATGACCTGAAAACCGCCGCCCGGGCCTATGGCAAGGCTTCGCGGCTGACGACCAACCATCAGGTCGCCGAGCGGGCCACCGAACTGGCACTGGCCGTCCATGATCTGCCTGCGGCCAGCGAGGCGCTGGCACGCTGGCATCAACTGGGCGGCGAGCCGGATGTACTGGCCCAGGCCGATGCGACCCTGGCGATGGCCCAGGGCCATACCCGCCAGGTGATCGAGGATGGCCGGCGTCTAGTCGCCACCCATGCACCCCATGCCTGGGAACGACTGGTGCGGGTGCTGGTCGGCAGCCCGGATCAGGCTGCCGCCGGGCAGGTGCTGGCGGCGGTGGCCACGCCTGAGCGCCTGCCCAATGACACCCAGGTCTGGATCAGCATGAGCGGGCTGGCGGCCAGGCTGGGGCGGATGGATGTCGCCCAGCGGCTGGCGACCCAGACCGTGCAGCGCTTCCACAACGCACCGGCCTATGCCTGGGCCGGGCAGCTGCAGTTCGAAAGCGGTAACCAGACCCGGGGCCGTCACCTGCTGGAGCAGGCGCTGCAGAAAGACCCCACGAATCCCCGCTGGCGTCTGCTTTATGCCAGTCTGCTGAGCCGCGCCGGCCAGTCGGCAGCAGCGGCCCGGTTGCTGGCCGAGGGGCCGCAGAGCCTGCAGATCTACGAATTGCGGCTGGCCCTGGCGGTGCATGACCATCAGCAGGCCAGCCTGCAGCGAATCTATCGGCAGCTGCAGCAGGCGAAGCCCCCGCTGCGCGACCAGGCCGGCTTTCTGCTGGGGCAGCTGGCCGAAGTGCTGGGACGGCCGGGCGAGGCATTGGATTGGTACGGCCAGGTCGGTGACGACGATCCGCATGCGTTTGATGCTGATCTGCGCACCGCCTTGATCATGGCCAGCCAGTCACGGCTGGATGATGCCCATGCCCAGCTGGCGCAGA is part of the Frateuria aurantia DSM 6220 genome and encodes:
- a CDS encoding histone H1-like repetitive region-containing protein, which translates into the protein MSSESEKPVIDHPVSTAVVDTQEVIAVEAAVEVPLPGIAETTDEMTPGEVPTEIEQARIVEIESRAETPAHVDEDEPLKAERSHFVTPIEVVIETAEKASELPAPPLEDGSVKTAVKKAATKKAASKKAAVKKAAATKKAATKKAATKRVAEIESPAGKGAVKKIAPAKAVAAKKPVAKKAAPAKAVAAKKPVAKKAGPAKAVAAKKPVAKKVAPAKAVAAKKPVAKKVAPAKAVAAKKPVAKKVAPAKAVAAKKPVAKKAAPAKAVAAKKPVAKKAAPAKAVAAKKPVAKKAAPAKAVAAKKPVAKKVAPAKAVAAKKPVAKKAVPAKTVAAKKPVAKKAAPAKAVAAKKPVAKKAAPAKTVAAKKPVAKKAAPAKAVAAKKPVAKKAAPAKAVAAKKPVAKKAAPAKAVAAKKPVAKKAAPVKAVAARRISKVAAAPAKTSGRKTRS
- a CDS encoding HipA N-terminal domain-containing protein, which gives rise to MSDILFVRIFDRYADVLERAGIHCAPEDWRFEYDPSYVQGGQATALSVSLPLRDEMFAGPVVCHWFGNLLPEGAIKAAICHCHPDRQCRCACQEHQPC
- the ppk2 gene encoding polyphosphate kinase 2 translates to MGKKRSRYQEQLDELQIDLIKLQRWLHQTGKRLVVILEGRDAAGKGGVIKRITEKMDTRSYHIAALPKPNDRESKQWYFQRYVSHLPAAGELVLFDRSWYNRAVVEPANHFCTDEEYRRFMEAVPAFEKLLTDDGIILIKYWLAVDQREEEKRFEARAADPLKRWKLSPVDLASRSKFKDIGTLRNTMIERTHTPHAPWFVVDFNNKERGRINLIRHLLNELPDALKNVDIPEITLPPLGHRTAKEKITEMAIWVPDTFDS
- the prfA gene encoding peptide chain release factor 1 is translated as MTSTIHQKLQSLAERHEEVGRLLAQPEVLANNGQFRELSREYAQLDPLVTTLQRFRQAEQEREDSAAMLDDPELGSIAAEDLRRLDAELKALDRQLQLQLLPQDPRDQANLYLEIRAGAGGDEAALFAGDLFRMYSRYAENRGWSIEILSDHAGEHGGHKEIVARLEGREAFSRLKFESGVHCVKRVPATESQGRVHTSTATVAVLPELDAIAPVEIAPADIRVDTFRSSGAGGQHVNKTDSAIRITHLPSGIVVECQEERSQHKNRARAMSLLQARLLDEAQHKQTAAQAESRRLQVGSGDRSQRIRTYRYKDNLVTDHRIDLNLHRLPEIMQGALDELIDGLTREYQADELQALAGT
- the hemA gene encoding glutamyl-tRNA reductase yields the protein MTLIALGLNHHTAPVELREQVAFAPDQATEALRELQSLPGVSEALILSTCNRTELYVDVEEGAEAVPRSWLSRHHQVSEQQIAPYLYDHRDDQAVRHMFRVATGLDSMVLGEPQILGQVKDAYQLAREQRTLDTGMERLLQHTFAVAKRVRTDTQIGAHTVSVAFTAVRMAEQMFADLRQASVLLIGAGETIELTARHLADKRPRRLLIANRTLAKAEELAAIYGGEALALDQLDAYLAEADIVIASTAAPHAVVSRAMVETALAKRRRRPMFMVDIAVPRDIEASVGQLKDVFLYGIDDLQKVIDGHRKARESAAREASEIIDLQVERYMAWRRTLGLKNPVIDMRCHAEHYRDEVLAKAQAMLGRGKSPEEALAFLANTLTNKLLHHPSARLREAALSGDIDLLQAAGRLYGLEDDTANT
- a CDS encoding tetratricopeptide repeat protein: MRRFGCSGVVLAGLLSACASPSLRHGAAGNALLQPLQRIQVATTDADHDVVAQLLLGESALGHNDLKTAARAYGKASRLTTNHQVAERATELALAVHDLPAASEALARWHQLGGEPDVLAQADATLAMAQGHTRQVIEDGRRLVATHAPHAWERLVRVLVGSPDQAAAGQVLAAVATPERLPNDTQVWISMSGLAARLGRMDVAQRLATQTVQRFHNAPAYAWAGQLQFESGNQTRGRHLLEQALQKDPTNPRWRLLYASLLSRAGQSAAAARLLAEGPQSLQIYELRLALAVHDHQQASLQRIYRQLQQAKPPLRDQAGFLLGQLAEVLGRPGEALDWYGQVGDDDPHAFDADLRTALIMASQSRLDDAHAQLAQMQSDYLDQPAQLRQVNELDAVLYMRQRRYTQAVAAYTAALGEAGRDPGLLYDRGIAHASAGDIDASIADFRQVLQLKPGDIDASNALGFTLADNHRDLPEAEQLIDVARQSRPNDPVINDSWGWLQYRLGHLPQAEQALTAAWQAQPDPEIGVHLGEVLWQAGQKDQARQLFHRIQQQDPHNLSLQQTLGRLHP